The genome window AAAGTTCAGGTAAAGGGTGGTACGAAAGACGATCAGGTTAAGTTTTACACGGCGCTTTACCACAGCTACCAGCTCCCCCGCATTGCCAGCGATGTAGATGGTTCTTATCCCGGTTTCGCCCAGGATACGACCACGCACAAAGCCGTTGGATTTGATTATTACGATGATTTTTCGATGTGGGATACGTACCGCGCACTCCATCCGCTCATGACCATTCTGGAGCCGAAGCGCAGCTTGCACATGGTAAAATCGCTGGTGGCTAAGGCGCAGCAGGGCGGGTGGATGCCGATTTTCCCGGCCTGGGGAAGTTATACCGCCGCCATGATTGGCGACCACGCCAGCACCATGATTGCCGACGCCTATCAGAGAGGCATCCGCGATTTTGATACCGAAACAGCCTACCGCTACATGCGCCAGAACGCTTTTGACAGCCCCACAACAATAGAATACAAAGACGGCAAAGGACGGCGGGCGCTAACGTCTTACCTAAAATACAATTACATTCCGTTGGAAGACAGCGTGTGGGACGCCTTTCACAAACGGGAACAGGTTTCGCGGACGCTGGAATACGCGCTGGACGATTTTGCGCTCTCGCAGTTCGCGCACAGCCTGGGCAAGACTGCTGATTACGAAATCCTGCAAAAAAGGGCGCAGAACTACCGCAACGTCTTCGACCAGCAGACGGGATACGTGCGTGGACGCTACGCCGACGGGCGCTGGATTGAACCGTTTACGCCCTTTCAAAAAGCCAGCTATATCTGCGAAGGCACGCCGTACCACTACACCTGGTATGTGCCACAAGACATTCCCGGCCTGGTGGAGTTGATGGGTGGAAAGACTAAATTTCTGGAGCGCCTGAATACGTTTTTCGACGGCGGTCACTATTGGCACGGCAACGAAACCGACCACCAGGCCGCCTACCTGTTTCCCTACGCCGGACAGGCGCGCAAAACCCAGGAATGGGTGCGCCGGATTGTTCGGGAGGAATACGGCGTTGGCCCAGGTGGCATTACGGGCAATGAAGACGCTGGGCAGATGTCGGCCTGGCTGGTTTGTTCGATGATGGGTTTTTATCCGGTATGCCCCGGTAAGCCGGAGTATGTGCTGGGCAGCCCTTCGTTTACCGAAATCCAGATTCAGCCTGACGCGAAGAAAAAACCATTTGTGATTCAAGCAGTTGGCAATAGCGATTCCAAACCCTATGTCG of Tellurirhabdus bombi contains these proteins:
- a CDS encoding GH92 family glycosyl hydrolase, which translates into the protein MKALFFAVCSLLISPIMLAQNLIQYVDPLIGTANATTESARKHGEGTENKGQTFPAVGRPFGMTQWTPETRATEVKCVSPYYYADKRLTGFRGSHWMNGSCTQDYGSVTLMPFTAAQLDTLKTRPTSRFSHETETAKPDYYKVTLDDFGITAEVTASVRSGILRFTFPKGQAGRIYIHANSDEKQGSVQWNPNQKEVFGYNPAHRIYQGSGQSAGFSGHFVIQFDQSFVISQSKAGPQYVIVTFPEGGTIQARVGTSFTSLQAAKKNLQAELPNWNFEVVRQQTQKVWNETLGKVQVKGGTKDDQVKFYTALYHSYQLPRIASDVDGSYPGFAQDTTTHKAVGFDYYDDFSMWDTYRALHPLMTILEPKRSLHMVKSLVAKAQQGGWMPIFPAWGSYTAAMIGDHASTMIADAYQRGIRDFDTETAYRYMRQNAFDSPTTIEYKDGKGRRALTSYLKYNYIPLEDSVWDAFHKREQVSRTLEYALDDFALSQFAHSLGKTADYEILQKRAQNYRNVFDQQTGYVRGRYADGRWIEPFTPFQKASYICEGTPYHYTWYVPQDIPGLVELMGGKTKFLERLNTFFDGGHYWHGNETDHQAAYLFPYAGQARKTQEWVRRIVREEYGVGPGGITGNEDAGQMSAWLVCSMMGFYPVCPGKPEYVLGSPSFTEIQIQPDAKKKPFVIQAVGNSDSKPYVGSMQLDGKTYTNFVLPHRTIAEGGNLRLLMSK